From Stenotrophomonas nitritireducens, the proteins below share one genomic window:
- the xseA gene encoding exodeoxyribonuclease VII large subunit, whose amino-acid sequence MASSNDILTPNQLNTLARDLLESAFPLVWVEGELGSVSRPASGHLYFTLKDARAQVRAAMFKPKSQWLKFIPREGMRVLVRGRLTLYEARGDYQLILDHMEEAGEGALRRAYDELKARLEAEGLFDPARKRPMPAHVRRLAVITSPSGAAVRDVLSVLERRFPMLEVELLPSLVQGATAAPQITSLLRQADASGRYDVILLTRGGGSLEDLWAFNDEQLARAVAASTTPVVSAVGHETDFSLTDFAADLRAPTPSVAAELLVPDQRDLALRVRRLAQRLNQLQVHALGQAMQRADRAALRLQTHSPQARLSLLEHRQQAAFARLQSQWRQQLERRTARLAHAATGLRGNQPQRRLNALAEKLATLAPRAQAAMTRQLQGDALRLRGIARSLEAVSPLATVARGYSILTRVEDGALVRSAAQVKPGEQLRARLSEGELQLRVEQAHSTPANSDPTQG is encoded by the coding sequence ATGGCCTCCAGCAACGACATCCTCACCCCCAACCAGCTCAACACCCTGGCGCGCGATCTGCTGGAAAGCGCGTTTCCGCTGGTGTGGGTGGAAGGTGAGCTCGGCAGCGTCAGCCGCCCCGCTTCCGGGCATCTGTATTTCACCCTGAAGGATGCGCGGGCGCAGGTCCGCGCGGCCATGTTCAAGCCCAAGAGCCAGTGGCTGAAATTCATTCCGCGCGAAGGCATGCGCGTGCTGGTGCGTGGCCGGCTGACCCTGTACGAGGCACGCGGCGATTACCAGCTGATCCTCGATCACATGGAGGAAGCCGGCGAAGGCGCGTTGCGCCGCGCCTATGACGAACTCAAGGCAAGGCTGGAAGCCGAGGGTCTGTTCGACCCCGCACGCAAGCGGCCAATGCCCGCGCATGTGCGCCGGTTGGCGGTGATCACCTCGCCCAGCGGTGCGGCCGTGCGTGACGTGCTGAGCGTGCTGGAGCGGCGCTTCCCGATGCTGGAAGTGGAGCTGCTGCCGTCGCTGGTACAGGGCGCCACCGCCGCACCGCAGATCACCTCGCTGCTGCGCCAGGCCGATGCCAGTGGCCGCTACGATGTGATCCTGTTGACCCGTGGTGGCGGCTCGCTGGAAGACCTGTGGGCCTTCAACGACGAACAGCTGGCGCGCGCGGTCGCCGCCAGCACGACGCCGGTGGTGTCGGCGGTGGGCCACGAGACCGATTTCAGCCTGACCGACTTCGCCGCCGACCTGCGTGCACCAACTCCATCGGTGGCGGCCGAACTGCTGGTGCCCGACCAGCGTGACCTGGCGCTGCGCGTCCGCCGGCTGGCACAACGCCTGAACCAGTTGCAGGTGCATGCCCTGGGCCAGGCCATGCAACGCGCCGACCGTGCCGCGCTGCGCCTGCAGACCCACAGCCCGCAGGCGCGCCTGAGCCTGCTCGAACATCGCCAGCAGGCGGCCTTCGCGCGCCTGCAATCGCAATGGCGGCAGCAGCTGGAGCGCCGCACTGCGCGCTTGGCCCACGCCGCCACCGGGCTGCGTGGCAACCAGCCGCAGCGCCGCTTGAATGCCCTGGCTGAAAAGCTGGCGACGCTGGCGCCGCGTGCGCAGGCGGCCATGACCCGCCAGCTGCAGGGCGATGCCCTGCGGCTGCGTGGTATTGCACGTTCGCTGGAAGCGGTAAGCCCTTTGGCCACGGTGGCGCGCGGCTATTCCATCCTGACCCGGGTGGAAGACGGGGCGCTGGTGCGCTCCGCCGCACAGGTCAAACCCGGCGAGCAGCTACGTGCACGCCTGTCTGAAGGTGAGCTGCAGTTGCGCGTCGAGCAGGCGCACAGCACACCCGCCAACAGCGACCCCACTCAGGGCTGA
- the tsaE gene encoding tRNA (adenosine(37)-N6)-threonylcarbamoyltransferase complex ATPase subunit type 1 TsaE — MIELSLPQAESTDLLGQALAQTRPAQAVVHLQGDLGAGKSTLARALLRALGVQGPIRSPTYTLIERYPLDSGEAWHLDLYRIGNAGELDFLGLDDASADLWLIEWPERGAGGLPPTDLVVALEIDGHGRRAQLQAQTPVGEVWLQRLRKTPHLQGLPAL; from the coding sequence ATGATCGAATTGTCATTGCCCCAAGCCGAGAGCACCGACCTGCTGGGTCAGGCCTTGGCCCAGACCCGGCCCGCGCAGGCGGTGGTTCACCTGCAAGGGGATCTTGGTGCCGGGAAATCCACCCTGGCCCGCGCCCTGTTGCGCGCGCTGGGCGTGCAGGGACCCATCCGCAGCCCTACCTACACCTTGATCGAACGCTATCCGTTGGACAGCGGTGAAGCCTGGCACCTTGATCTGTACCGGATCGGCAATGCCGGAGAGCTGGATTTCCTCGGTCTGGACGACGCAAGCGCCGACCTGTGGCTGATCGAATGGCCGGAACGTGGCGCCGGCGGCCTCCCGCCCACGGACCTGGTGGTGGCGCTGGAAATCGACGGTCATGGCCGCCGCGCGCAGCTGCAGGCGCAGACTCCGGTTGGCGAAGTCTGGCTGCAGCGGCTGCGCAAAACGCCCCACTTGCAGGGGCTTCCTGCCCTGTGA
- the queG gene encoding tRNA epoxyqueuosine(34) reductase QueG, translated as MSEAVTAANPAQLSLRIRQLAREAGFQRCGVSGIELGEDEAHLADWLGKGLYGTMEWMARHGSLRARPQELLPGTLRVISVGLDYGHKDDAEAWATLNDSERAYVARYALGRDYHKLMRNRLQKLAERIGSEIGPFGYRVFVDSAPVLERALARNAGLGWIGKHTCLIDRNGGSWFFLGEIYVDLPLPVDVPATAHCGSCTRCIDVCPTAAIIAPHRLDARRCISYLTIEHEGAIPLEMRPLMGNRIYGCDDCQLVCPWNKFAQRTDEPDFRARNNLDTATLPELFAWEEDEFLRRTEGSPIRRSGHERWLRNIAVALGNAAPSPAVQQALQTRQSHPSDVVREHVQWALQRHAGDAPEQ; from the coding sequence ATGTCTGAAGCCGTTACCGCCGCAAATCCTGCCCAGTTGTCGCTGCGCATCCGCCAGCTCGCCCGCGAGGCAGGCTTCCAGCGCTGTGGTGTCAGCGGCATCGAGCTGGGCGAGGATGAAGCGCACCTGGCCGACTGGCTGGGCAAGGGCCTGTACGGGACGATGGAATGGATGGCCCGCCATGGCAGCCTGCGCGCGCGCCCGCAGGAATTGCTGCCAGGCACGCTGCGGGTGATTTCGGTGGGCCTGGATTACGGCCACAAGGACGATGCCGAAGCCTGGGCCACCTTGAATGACAGCGAGCGCGCCTATGTGGCGCGTTATGCGCTGGGCCGCGACTACCACAAGCTGATGCGCAACCGGTTGCAGAAGCTGGCCGAGCGTATCGGCAGCGAGATCGGCCCCTTTGGTTACCGCGTGTTCGTCGATTCGGCACCGGTGCTGGAGCGTGCATTGGCGCGCAATGCCGGGCTGGGCTGGATCGGCAAACACACCTGCCTGATCGATCGCAACGGCGGCTCGTGGTTCTTTCTTGGCGAGATCTATGTCGACCTGCCATTGCCGGTGGATGTACCCGCCACCGCACACTGCGGTAGCTGCACGCGCTGCATCGATGTCTGCCCCACTGCAGCCATCATCGCCCCGCACCGGCTGGATGCACGCCGCTGCATTTCCTACCTGACCATCGAACACGAAGGCGCCATCCCGCTGGAAATGCGCCCGCTGATGGGCAACCGCATCTACGGCTGCGACGACTGTCAGCTGGTCTGCCCCTGGAACAAGTTCGCCCAGCGCACCGACGAGCCGGATTTCCGCGCCCGCAACAACCTGGATACCGCGACCCTGCCCGAACTGTTTGCCTGGGAAGAGGACGAGTTCCTGCGCCGCACCGAAGGCAGCCCGATCCGCCGCAGCGGCCACGAGCGCTGGTTGCGCAATATCGCCGTGGCGCTGGGCAATGCCGCGCCCTCGCCTGCCGTGCAGCAGGCACTGCAGACACGCCAGTCGCATCCTTCCGACGTGGTCCGTGAGCATGTGCAATGGGCGCTGCAGCGGCATGCCGGTGACGCGCCGGAGCAATAG
- a CDS encoding bifunctional ADP-dependent NAD(P)H-hydrate dehydratase/NAD(P)H-hydrate epimerase: MSEPVELFDIAAARQIDGQATAALGGDAYVLMQRAGHAAWQTALQYWPQARRIVVVCGPGNNGGDGYVLARHARQSGREVSVLHLADASPRTPLAQRACTDYLAVGGHVELTPDCLQQADLIVDALYGIGFSHAPQADDAALIEAINAAAAPVFALDVPSGVDALSGNVPGVAVRAQRVLQFIVAHQGLHTGPALEHAAQRLLADLQLPPAAFDGAKASALRWARPQLTALLPPRRLNTHKGESGHVLCVGGNHGSGGAVMLSAEAALRSGAGLCSVATRALHVAPLLARCPEAMVHAVDSSDDFAPLLARAGVIALGPGLGQDDWAQALWSAALASGKPLLLDADGLNLLAAAPRPLPQAILTPHPGEAARLLDTDTASIQRDRFAAAHALAARYAAVVVLKGAGSVIAAPGQLPRVLAAGNPGMAVGGMGDLLTGVIAALRAQGLSPFDAASTGALLHGLAGDAAAAEGERGLLPRDLLPHLRGLANP, translated from the coding sequence ATGTCAGAGCCCGTCGAACTGTTCGATATCGCCGCTGCCCGCCAGATTGATGGGCAGGCGACCGCCGCCCTGGGTGGCGATGCGTATGTGCTGATGCAGCGCGCCGGCCACGCCGCGTGGCAGACCGCGCTGCAGTATTGGCCACAGGCGCGACGCATCGTGGTGGTCTGTGGGCCGGGCAACAACGGCGGCGACGGCTACGTGCTGGCCCGTCATGCCCGCCAGTCCGGGCGCGAGGTCAGCGTGCTGCACCTGGCCGATGCTTCGCCGCGCACGCCCTTGGCGCAGCGCGCCTGCACCGATTACCTGGCCGTGGGCGGCCACGTCGAGCTCACGCCCGATTGCCTGCAGCAGGCCGATCTGATCGTCGATGCGCTGTATGGCATCGGCTTCAGTCATGCGCCACAGGCCGACGACGCGGCGCTGATCGAGGCGATCAACGCGGCCGCAGCGCCGGTATTTGCGCTGGATGTGCCCAGCGGCGTCGATGCCCTCAGCGGCAACGTGCCCGGCGTGGCGGTGCGTGCGCAGCGCGTATTGCAGTTCATCGTCGCCCACCAGGGTCTGCATACCGGGCCTGCGTTGGAGCATGCCGCACAGCGGCTGTTGGCCGATCTGCAGCTGCCACCGGCTGCATTCGACGGGGCGAAGGCCAGCGCGCTGCGCTGGGCCAGGCCGCAATTGACGGCGCTGCTGCCGCCGCGTCGGCTCAATACCCACAAGGGCGAATCCGGCCACGTGCTGTGTGTGGGTGGCAACCATGGCAGCGGCGGCGCGGTAATGCTCAGTGCCGAGGCCGCGCTGCGCAGTGGCGCTGGCCTGTGCAGCGTGGCGACCCGCGCGCTGCACGTGGCACCGCTGTTGGCGCGTTGCCCCGAGGCGATGGTGCACGCGGTGGATAGTTCCGACGATTTCGCTCCGCTGCTGGCGCGTGCCGGCGTCATCGCGCTGGGGCCGGGGCTGGGCCAGGACGACTGGGCGCAGGCGCTGTGGTCGGCGGCGCTGGCCAGTGGCAAGCCACTGCTGCTTGATGCCGATGGCCTGAATCTGCTCGCGGCTGCTCCAAGGCCGCTGCCGCAGGCCATTCTCACCCCGCATCCGGGCGAGGCCGCGCGCCTGCTCGATACCGATACCGCCAGTATCCAGCGCGATCGTTTTGCGGCCGCCCATGCCTTGGCGGCGCGCTATGCGGCGGTTGTCGTGCTCAAGGGCGCGGGCAGCGTGATCGCCGCGCCAGGACAGCTGCCGCGTGTGCTTGCCGCCGGCAACCCGGGTATGGCGGTCGGCGGCATGGGCGACCTGCTGACAGGCGTCATCGCGGCGCTGCGCGCGCAGGGCCTGTCGCCCTTCGATGCCGCCAGTACCGGTGCGCTGCTGCACGGTCTGGCCGGTGATGCCGCAGCGGCCGAAGGTGAGCGCGGGCTGTTGCCGCGCGATCTATTGCCGCACCTGCGCGGCCTTGCCAATCCATAA